DNA from Desulfovibrio sp. Huiquan2017:
CGCATCTGTTTTCCGAAAAAAAGGATATGGGACGACTGCCTGATCGCGCATCCTCCCGACAGGCTCTACACGACTCCCAGCACCCTGTCATCACAGTTATAGAGGATACCGACTCCGCAACCGGGCCACGGTCCCGTCCCCGACAAGCCGGGCCAGGGCCTTCTTCAGGCGGGCGCGCACGGCCTCGGGCAGCCGCCTGGCCACGTAAGCACGCAGGGAATTGCGCTCCAGGACCAGAGGATCGCCCAAAAACCGACGGCGCAGGCCGATGCGCTGGACCTCGCCCGTCAGCCCATGGAGCGAACCGAGCACGGCGTCCACCCGCCCGGCCAGGAGCATCCGGAAACCGAGTTCATGATTTTTGCACGGGAAGGGGATGAACTTCAACGACCGGGCCAGGTCGAGTTCGCGCCGCGAGCCCCGAACCACGGCCACGGTCTTGCCGACCAGATCGCGGACGGTGCGCAGGGGCGTCTCCACGCGCCCCCAGGCCACCATGGTCAGGGGCCTGACCGTCCCGATGTCCTCGGCCAGTTCGACAATGTCCGCTTGCTGCGGCATGAAGATCATGTCCGCCGTGCCTGCGTGGATCTCCTCCACGCCCCTGGCCAGGGGGACGAACAGGTTGACGGGCTCCATTCCGGCCGTGCGCGCGAGGGCGTCGCCGAGCTCCAGACAGAAGCCGGCGGGACGGCCCTCTTTCAGGCTCCCACATGTGCCCAACTCAGGACTCACGATGCGCAGGGCCCGGGCCTGGGCCAATGCCGGGAACGCGGACAGAACGAACAAAACGCATACCAGCAGAAGCCATTGCCGGGGAATATGTGCCGAACCGTGGAGCATGGTGCAATTTAGACTGCATTCCTTGAAAAAGCAACGCGAGCCGGGCTCCTCCGACGAAGATCGGCCTTGCCATATCCCCGGCTCTCCCTTATCTGTGCCGGAACCGACCATGCGTACGACCATCATCCTTCTCTTCCTGGCCGCGCTGCTTTGTCCGGCCCTCGCGCCGCACCGGGCCGAGGCTCACCCGCACGTCTACGTGGACGTCTCCCTGACTTTCCACCTGAACGACGCGGGATTGTCGAGCGTGCACCAAAGCTGGCTCTTCGACGAGATCTTCACCCGGGCCATCCTGAGCGACCTGGGGCTGGACGCGGCCGCCCTGGCCACGCCCGAGGGGCAGAAGGCCGTGCGTGAGGGGGCGTTCCAGTACCTGTCCAACTACCATTATTTTACCCTCGTCGAGGCGGGCGGCAAACGGCTGCCGGTCAAAGTGGAGCACTTCCGGGCCAGCCTGGACGGAAACCGCTTCGTCTACGATTTCGACATGCCCCTGAATCTGCCCGTGGACCGGCTCGGCGATTTCCGCATGGCCGTGTTCGACAAGGAATACTATACGGACATGATCTACGCCGAGAACGGCGTGCGCTTCGACGTCAGGGGCGGGATCTCGGTCAGCCACGCCATGCGGCCCGCCAAGGACCAGACCTACTGGCGCTACATCGTGCCGGACGCCGTTCACATGTCCGTAAGCGTCGCCCCCGGCGCATCGCCGGAGGTCACGGCGGACCGCCGGGAAGCGGCCGACGGCCCCGGCGTGCTCACCCGGCTGATGAGCATGGTCCGGTCGGCCCAGAAGGAGCTGACCAAGCGGCTCAACGGGTTCGGCACCCGGCTCAGGGACGACCCATGGGGCCCGGCCCTGTGGATGTTTCTGGGTCTGTCCTTCGTCTACGGAGTGATCCACGCCGTGGGGCCGGGACACGGCAAGGCCGTGGTCTGCTCCTGGTTCTTGAGCCATCCCGGCTCGTTGTGGAGCGGCGCGCTCATGGGCAACGCCATCACCTTCGTACACATGGGCTCGGCCGCCCTGGCCGTGGGCGCGGCCTATCTCCTCTTTTCATCGGGCATGGGCGGATTCGCCGCCGCCAGCCGGGCCATCCAGCCGGCGAGCTACGGGCTGCTCGCCCTTATGGGGCTGTTCCTCCTGACCAAGGCCGTGCTCGACCTGCGCAAGGGCGGGCTCCTCGCGGCCCACACCTGCGCCCACGATGAACCCGAAGGCGAGGACCTGCGCTCCATCCTGGCCGTATCCTTCGTCACCGGGCTCATCCCCTGCCCCGGCGCGGCGGTCATCCTGGCCTTCGCCATCGGACTGAACATCTTCTGGACCGGAGTGGCCGCCCTCGTGATCATGGCTATGGGCATGGGGCTGACCACCACGCTCTTCGCCTGGTTCGCGGTCTCGGCCCGCAAGGCCGCCCTGGCCCTGTCTGGCCGCAACCGCCGCCTGTTCAACACGATCCACGCCGGACTGTCCCTGTGCGGGGCCGCAGCCATCTGTCTGTTCGGCACAGCCCTGCTCATCGGCTCCCTGACCGCCTGATCCCCCTTCCCGGCTCACGTCACGGCCTCCCCCGGGTATCGCTCTCCCCGGCCCCCGCGCCGCCAGGCCCCCTCGCCCCGCCTACGCGGCCCACCCACGGCAATGCCGGTCCCAACGCGCGGGACATGCCTTTGCGCTCGTAAAAAAATCGTTGACATGTTTTTTTACTTTTAGGTAAAAAGATCATGTTACGATTTCTAAAACGAAACCATGGACTCACAAATATGAAAAATACGCTGGACTCCCAAGACCGGAGGCTGATGGCGGAACTGACCCGCGACGGACAATTGTCGCCCGGCAAGATCGGTGCGGCCACGGGCGTGACCGCGCCCACAGTGCGTTCACGGCTCAAGAACCTCATGCACGCCGGGGCGCTCAAGGTGGCGGGGCTGGTCAACCCCATGCGCGTCAAGGGACTCACCGTGGCCCTGGTGGGCATCAGCCTGATGAGCCACGAACAGCTCGGTGAGAAACTCGACCAGATCGGCGCCCTGCCCCGAGTCAACTGGGCGGCGGTGGTCACCGGGCGCTACGACATCATTGTGGAGATCATCTGCCAGGAAGGCATGGATGATCTTTATCATTTTCTGGACCGGGATCTGTCCCAGGTGGGTGGCATCAACACCTCGGAATCCTTTGTCGTCATGAAATCCCGGCGCAAGTGGCTGCTGTTGCCCGACGCCGTGATCGATACCTTCACCAAATAACGTTAAGGCCGCCGGAGAGGGCGGAGAGCTTTGCAAAGGAGCATCAGATGATTATCGGCATCCCCAAGGAAATCAAAACGCTGGAAAACCGCGTGGCCATGACCCCCGGCGCGGTGGAATCCCTGGTCCGCCAGGGCAACGACGTGCTGGTCGAGGCCGGAGCGGGCCTGGGAAGCGGCCTGGCCGACGAGGAATACGTGGCCGCGGGAGCCAAGATGGTCTCCGCCGAAGAGGCTTGGAGCGCCGAGATGGTCATCAAGGTCAAAGAGCCGCTGGAGAGCGAGTTCAAGTACCTGCGCAAGGACATGGTCCTGTTCACCTACCTGCACCTGGCCGCCGCTCCCGAGCTGACCAAGGCGCTGCTCGACGCCGGAACGACTTCCGTGGCCTACGAGACCGTCAAGTCCGCCGACGGCACCCTGCCCCTGCTGACCCCCATGTCCGAGGTCGCCGGACGCATGGCCACCCAGGTGGGCGCGCACTACCTGGAAAAGACCCAGGGCGGCCGGGGCATCCTGCTCGGCGGCGTGCCCGGCGTGTACCCCGCCGAAGTCCTTGTCCTGGGCGGCGGCGTGGTCGGCACCAACGCGGCCCGCATCGCCATGGGCATGGGCGCGCGCGTGACCATCCTCGACCTTTCCCACCAGCGCCTCCAATACCTGGACGAAGTGTTCCAGGGCCGCATCACCACCATGATGTCCACCGAGCCCAACATCCGCCAGATGATCCAGCGGGCCGACCTCGTCATCGGCGCGGTCCTGCTGCCCGGCGCCAAGACCCCGAACCTGATCACCCGCGACATGCTCCCCCTGATGAAGGAAGGCGCGGTCATCGTGGACG
Protein-coding regions in this window:
- a CDS encoding Lrp/AsnC family transcriptional regulator codes for the protein MKNTLDSQDRRLMAELTRDGQLSPGKIGAATGVTAPTVRSRLKNLMHAGALKVAGLVNPMRVKGLTVALVGISLMSHEQLGEKLDQIGALPRVNWAAVVTGRYDIIVEIICQEGMDDLYHFLDRDLSQVGGINTSESFVVMKSRRKWLLLPDAVIDTFTK
- the ald gene encoding alanine dehydrogenase, encoding MIIGIPKEIKTLENRVAMTPGAVESLVRQGNDVLVEAGAGLGSGLADEEYVAAGAKMVSAEEAWSAEMVIKVKEPLESEFKYLRKDMVLFTYLHLAAAPELTKALLDAGTTSVAYETVKSADGTLPLLTPMSEVAGRMATQVGAHYLEKTQGGRGILLGGVPGVYPAEVLVLGGGVVGTNAARIAMGMGARVTILDLSHQRLQYLDEVFQGRITTMMSTEPNIRQMIQRADLVIGAVLLPGAKTPNLITRDMLPLMKEGAVIVDVAVDQGGCIETTHATTHDNPTYVIDGVVHYGVANMPGAVPRTSTFALVNQTAPYALRLAAKGVDALKADPGLALGLNTWAGHLTCPAVGAALNIESMTPEEALAQM
- a CDS encoding transporter substrate-binding domain-containing protein, which gives rise to MFVLSAFPALAQARALRIVSPELGTCGSLKEGRPAGFCLELGDALARTAGMEPVNLFVPLARGVEEIHAGTADMIFMPQQADIVELAEDIGTVRPLTMVAWGRVETPLRTVRDLVGKTVAVVRGSRRELDLARSLKFIPFPCKNHELGFRMLLAGRVDAVLGSLHGLTGEVQRIGLRRRFLGDPLVLERNSLRAYVARRLPEAVRARLKKALARLVGDGTVARLRSRYPL
- a CDS encoding DUF1007 family protein translates to MRTTIILLFLAALLCPALAPHRAEAHPHVYVDVSLTFHLNDAGLSSVHQSWLFDEIFTRAILSDLGLDAAALATPEGQKAVREGAFQYLSNYHYFTLVEAGGKRLPVKVEHFRASLDGNRFVYDFDMPLNLPVDRLGDFRMAVFDKEYYTDMIYAENGVRFDVRGGISVSHAMRPAKDQTYWRYIVPDAVHMSVSVAPGASPEVTADRREAADGPGVLTRLMSMVRSAQKELTKRLNGFGTRLRDDPWGPALWMFLGLSFVYGVIHAVGPGHGKAVVCSWFLSHPGSLWSGALMGNAITFVHMGSAALAVGAAYLLFSSGMGGFAAASRAIQPASYGLLALMGLFLLTKAVLDLRKGGLLAAHTCAHDEPEGEDLRSILAVSFVTGLIPCPGAAVILAFAIGLNIFWTGVAALVIMAMGMGLTTTLFAWFAVSARKAALALSGRNRRLFNTIHAGLSLCGAAAICLFGTALLIGSLTA